The sequence below is a genomic window from Clostridium putrefaciens.
CAGGAATATGTAGAAAGGACAGGTATAGACTCTTTAGCTGTGGCTATTGGTACAGCACATGGACTATATAAAGGAACTCCTAAGTTGGATTTTGAAAGATTAAAGGAAATAAAAGATAAAGTTAAGGTTCCTTTAGTTCTTCATGGAGCATCAAATATACCGGATGAATTAGTTAGAAAGGCTATATCAATAGGGATTTGTAAGGTTAATATAGCAACAGATTTAAAGATCCCCTTTGCAACTGCAGTAAAAGACTTTTTCAAAAATAATCCGGATGAAAGTGATCCAAGAAAATATATGACACCTGGAAAGATTGCCATGAAGGAAATTATAAAGAAAAAGATAGAGGTGTGTGGAAGTGCTAATAGATACTAATTTAATAGCTACCATAACATTAAATCCATCTATAGATAAAAGATATACTGTAACTACGTTAGAAAAAGGGAAGGTTATTAGAACTTCTAAAGTTATAAATACAGCTGGAGGAAAAGGCTTAAATGTAAGTAGAGTATTAAAGGATATGGGATCTAACGTTCTGGCCACAGGATTTCTAGGTGATCATAATGGTAGATTCATAGAAGAAATATTAAAAAGATGTAATATTAAATGTGAATTTCAATGGATTAAAGATAGTACAAGATGCTGTATTGCTATATTAGATGATGAAGGAAATCAAACAGAAATACTAGAGCCAGGTCCTTTTGTATTAAATGAAGAAATATGTAAATTTTTAAAAGTATATAATGATATATTAGATAAAGTTAACATATTGGTTATAAGTGGAAGCCTTCCTAAGGGATTAGATAAAGAATTTTATAAAACACTCATAAATTTAGCAAAAGAAAAAGAAAAGATAGTTCTTTTAGACAGCAGTGGACAAGGTTTAAAAGAAGCTATTAAAAGTAAACCATATTTTATAAAACCTAATATAGAGGAATTAGAGGCGTTAACTAACAAATCTTTAAAGTCTGATTTTGAAATTATAAGAGAAATAGATAAACTTCATGGTAAAGGTATAGAGTTGATAATAATATCATTAGGTAAAGATGGAGCTATAGGAAGTTTAAATGGAGAGAAGTATAAAATAACACCTCCAAAAGTCAATGTAATTAATGCTGTGGGTTCAGGCGATTCTATGGTAGCTGCTGTGGCCTATGCTTTAAGTAAGTCTATGAATCTAGTAGACTTACTTACTATTGCGGTATCTACAGGTACTGCAAATGCCATGGAAGAGGTGACGGGTCATATTAATATGGAAAATTTAAAAGATATAATAAAAAACGTAACAGTAAAAAGATTTGATTAATCCATATAAAGTCAGCACCTCAGAGGTAATCCCATATAAAGGGAGCATCTCTGAGGTGCTGTAAGTTTATTGAAGCCTTGTTATTATATTTTCATAAATAGCGTCAATTTCTTTAAAGTTCATACTATTTATATAAATGTCTTCTAAGGTATTTCTAATGACTTTAACTTCAGATAGTATATTTAAAGCTTTTGATAAAAGTGAATAAAAAAGATCTTCGCTATATTTTATTTCAGATTCGTATTTATTTAAGATATCTTTATTAAAAATTGTATTCATGTCTATTTGTAATTCCACATCAGTTAAGTTTTCTTTGAAATGTTCCTTATTTATTTCATTACAAGTTAGTAGTGCAATAGATAAGTCAGGAATTAGTATGTGCTCTAATCTTTCAGGTATAAAAGGGTCATGAAAGGCTTCTACATAAAGTCCCCTTTTAATTGCCTCTTCATAAATATACTTCAAAATATCCCTACTCCCTGTACCAGCACCACCATTTAAGACATAAACAGTTCTATATCCCTTGTAAAGAGTATCAACAAAGGTTTCTATGCCAGTAGGTGTAAATGCAGTGGCAAAAAGATGTCTTGAGGTTCCAACACTAGATACATTCATAGGTAATAACTTATTTTTTAAACCTTCCTTAATTAAATTAAGTTTTGAAACATTCAAAGCAAGTTTATTTAATTCTTCTAAGTCCTCAAATACAACTCTTGAAGCTCTAAGATATTTATAGGCACGATTAAAATAGAGGGACACTTCTTTACTTATATCCATTATCCTTTCTTTTTGTCCTCTTATTTTATCGTTATCTAAGTATTTAGCTAAATCTAATATTTCATCAACAGCACCCGGGGTCTTAGGGTCAATAGAATGTGGGGAGGTACCATCTATCATAGCAACTTTAAGTTCTTTTATAAGGATTCCATCTAGAGAGTCAACGTCTGATGAGCAATGATGGAATTCTACAGAGTATCCTTTTTCTTTAAAGTGATTGCCTACCTTTTTTAACATAAAAGATTTACCTGTACCAGGTCCACCTTTTATACAGATAATTTTGTTAGCTTCCTTTTGAGGTAATATATATTGAAAGTTAGAAAAAAATCCTTCAGAACTATTGCTACCTAAAAACATGTGTCTTTCCAAATCA
It includes:
- the pfkB gene encoding 1-phosphofructokinase; this encodes MLIDTNLIATITLNPSIDKRYTVTTLEKGKVIRTSKVINTAGGKGLNVSRVLKDMGSNVLATGFLGDHNGRFIEEILKRCNIKCEFQWIKDSTRCCIAILDDEGNQTEILEPGPFVLNEEICKFLKVYNDILDKVNILVISGSLPKGLDKEFYKTLINLAKEKEKIVLLDSSGQGLKEAIKSKPYFIKPNIEELEALTNKSLKSDFEIIREIDKLHGKGIELIIISLGKDGAIGSLNGEKYKITPPKVNVINAVGSGDSMVAAVAYALSKSMNLVDLLTIAVSTGTANAMEEVTGHINMENLKDIIKNVTVKRFD
- a CDS encoding ATPase, which encodes MVNDLERHMFLGSNSSEGFFSNFQYILPQKEANKIICIKGGPGTGKSFMLKKVGNHFKEKGYSVEFHHCSSDVDSLDGILIKELKVAMIDGTSPHSIDPKTPGAVDEILDLAKYLDNDKIRGQKERIMDISKEVSLYFNRAYKYLRASRVVFEDLEELNKLALNVSKLNLIKEGLKNKLLPMNVSSVGTSRHLFATAFTPTGIETFVDTLYKGYRTVYVLNGGAGTGSRDILKYIYEEAIKRGLYVEAFHDPFIPERLEHILIPDLSIALLTCNEINKEHFKENLTDVELQIDMNTIFNKDILNKYESEIKYSEDLFYSLLSKALNILSEVKVIRNTLEDIYINSMNFKEIDAIYENIITRLQ